Proteins encoded together in one Chitinophaga varians window:
- a CDS encoding arylsulfatase, with the protein MKKIWIALAAIAQLSAAGNVYAQTKKPNIILILVDDMGYSDLGAYGSEIHTPNLDRLAKEGLRLKEFYNNSICAPTRASLMTGQYQHKAGVGYFDVNLGLPAYQGFLNKESLTLAEVLKTAGYNTLMSGKWHVGNDSLAWPNQRGFERYYGVIGGGADYFDAKPMPLFGTEYPVVLVENNQRLHPADNSYYFTDEIAAHAVKYLEEQNKSNKPFFLYLAFNAPHWPLQALPEDIAKYKGRYDIGWDSLRNERLARQRQLGLLDAQQTIAARDAEVPEWNSLTYDEKELWKAKMEVYAAMVDRMDQGVGKVLDKLKALKKDDNTLIVFISDNGAPAEDVAHWGGKRAARNTGPVGTAGSFESQGKNWSYVSNSPFRAFKNFMYEGGISSPLIAWYPAKIKGGSIARGTAHLIDLAPTFYELAGARYPQQYKGVQPNPLPGRSLTGLFFRGEELHREEPVFWERAGNRAVRKGKWKLVSIYPQYRWELYNIDEDRGETNDLAAKNPQLVNELSAAYFEWAKRTGVVEYEQIKPKGRL; encoded by the coding sequence ATGAAAAAAATATGGATAGCACTGGCAGCTATCGCACAGCTGTCGGCCGCAGGTAACGTATACGCGCAAACGAAAAAGCCCAACATCATCCTTATCCTGGTAGATGACATGGGCTACTCCGATCTCGGGGCCTATGGTTCGGAGATTCACACACCCAATCTGGACCGCCTCGCCAAAGAAGGTTTACGGCTGAAAGAATTTTATAACAACTCCATTTGTGCGCCTACGCGGGCATCTCTGATGACCGGCCAATACCAGCACAAGGCTGGTGTGGGTTACTTCGATGTAAACCTTGGGCTGCCTGCCTATCAGGGTTTTCTGAACAAGGAATCGCTGACGTTGGCAGAGGTGTTGAAGACAGCCGGTTATAACACGTTGATGTCCGGTAAATGGCATGTTGGGAATGATAGCCTTGCATGGCCCAATCAGCGTGGTTTTGAGCGGTACTATGGCGTCATCGGCGGCGGTGCTGATTACTTTGACGCTAAACCGATGCCATTGTTTGGTACGGAGTATCCGGTGGTGCTGGTGGAGAATAATCAGCGCCTGCATCCGGCAGATAACAGCTATTACTTCACTGACGAGATCGCCGCGCATGCTGTGAAATATCTCGAAGAGCAAAACAAAAGCAACAAACCTTTCTTCCTGTACCTCGCTTTCAATGCGCCACACTGGCCGCTGCAGGCGCTTCCCGAAGACATCGCCAAATACAAGGGGCGCTATGACATCGGCTGGGATTCGTTGCGCAACGAACGACTGGCAAGGCAGCGGCAGCTCGGCCTGCTCGATGCGCAACAGACCATCGCTGCGCGGGACGCCGAGGTCCCCGAATGGAACAGCCTCACCTACGACGAAAAGGAACTATGGAAAGCCAAAATGGAGGTGTATGCCGCCATGGTAGACCGTATGGACCAGGGTGTGGGCAAGGTGCTGGATAAACTGAAAGCGTTGAAAAAAGACGATAATACACTGATCGTATTTATCTCTGACAACGGCGCTCCGGCAGAAGACGTGGCGCACTGGGGCGGAAAACGCGCCGCCCGGAATACCGGTCCGGTAGGCACGGCCGGCTCTTTTGAGTCGCAGGGCAAAAACTGGTCGTACGTGTCCAACAGTCCTTTCCGTGCGTTTAAGAATTTCATGTATGAAGGCGGTATCAGTTCCCCGCTGATTGCCTGGTATCCTGCTAAAATCAAAGGTGGCAGCATCGCCCGTGGCACCGCTCATCTGATAGACCTGGCGCCTACCTTCTATGAACTGGCCGGTGCCCGGTATCCGCAGCAGTATAAAGGCGTACAGCCGAACCCGTTACCCGGCCGGAGCCTGACGGGGCTGTTCTTCCGTGGGGAAGAACTGCACCGCGAAGAGCCAGTATTCTGGGAGCGGGCCGGTAACCGCGCGGTACGCAAGGGCAAATGGAAACTGGTGTCTATCTATCCGCAGTACCGGTGGGAGCTGTACAACATAGACGAAGACCGTGGCGAAACCAACGACCTGGCAGCTAAGAATCCGCAGCTGGTCAATGAGTTGTCGGCCGCTTATTTTGAATGGGCCAAACGTACCGGGGTGGTGGAATATGAGCAAATCAAGCCAAAGGGGCGGCTATAG
- a CDS encoding arylsulfatase, translating into MKKMLTTLALLGCFSWSMAQKQQPNIILIMVDDMGYSDIAPYGGEIQTPNLSRLAAEGLRLQEFYNNSICAPTRASLLTGQSNHKAGIGFFNVNLGLPAYQGYLNRESLTLAEVLKQAGYSTLMSGKWHVGDDSIYWPNQRGFDRFFGFIGGASNYFDIGNYTDKAPPVPLVENNRRFNLEPGHYLTDEIAGHAVKFLEEQSHTNKPFFLYVAYNAPHWPLQALPEDIAKYKGRYAIGWDSLREERIARQKKLGLIKPDATIAPDPEVPGWESLTYDEKKLWEKKMEVYAAMIDRMDQGIGKILDKLKALKKDDNTLIVFISDNGAQGGFIPAGRKRQRSSGPIGSAGSYDYQEQSWAHVSNAPFRSYKASAYEGGISSPLIAWFPAKIKGGGIARGTAHLIDLAPTFYEVAGAAYPATYHNVATHPLQGVSLAPLFFSLREIDRATPLFWERAGNRAVRKGKWKLISSYPSKEWELYDIDHDRGETNDLAAQQPQVVKELSAAYDVWAKNNNVVDYDKIKPVGPAGFAGPTGGGPTPPAGRKK; encoded by the coding sequence ATGAAAAAGATGCTTACCACCCTGGCCCTGCTCGGCTGTTTCAGCTGGAGCATGGCCCAGAAACAGCAGCCCAACATCATCCTCATTATGGTGGATGACATGGGCTACTCCGACATTGCGCCCTATGGCGGAGAGATACAAACACCTAACCTGTCGCGGCTGGCGGCCGAAGGGCTGCGGCTGCAGGAGTTCTACAACAACTCCATCTGCGCGCCTACCCGCGCATCGCTGTTGACAGGGCAGTCCAACCACAAAGCCGGTATTGGTTTCTTTAATGTCAACCTCGGTTTGCCGGCATACCAGGGATACCTGAACCGGGAATCGCTTACGTTGGCGGAAGTGTTGAAACAGGCCGGTTACAGCACGCTGATGTCCGGCAAATGGCACGTCGGTGATGATAGCATCTACTGGCCCAATCAGCGCGGGTTTGACAGGTTCTTTGGTTTCATCGGCGGCGCCAGCAATTATTTCGATATTGGTAATTATACTGATAAAGCGCCACCAGTGCCACTTGTGGAAAACAACCGTCGCTTCAACCTGGAGCCGGGACATTACCTGACCGATGAAATTGCAGGCCACGCGGTGAAATTTCTCGAAGAGCAAAGTCATACCAACAAACCATTTTTTCTGTATGTAGCCTATAATGCGCCACACTGGCCCTTACAGGCGCTTCCGGAAGATATTGCCAAATACAAGGGCCGATACGCCATTGGCTGGGATTCGCTGCGCGAAGAACGTATAGCGCGGCAAAAAAAACTGGGGCTGATCAAACCTGACGCCACGATAGCACCTGATCCCGAAGTGCCCGGGTGGGAAAGCCTTACCTACGACGAGAAGAAGTTATGGGAGAAAAAAATGGAAGTATACGCGGCCATGATAGACCGTATGGACCAAGGCATTGGTAAGATCCTGGACAAACTGAAGGCATTGAAGAAAGATGATAACACCCTGATTGTATTTATCTCTGACAACGGTGCCCAGGGCGGGTTTATCCCCGCTGGCAGAAAGCGGCAGCGCAGTTCAGGCCCTATCGGTTCCGCCGGTTCCTATGACTATCAGGAGCAGAGCTGGGCGCATGTTTCCAATGCCCCTTTCCGTTCTTACAAAGCCAGTGCTTATGAAGGCGGTATCAGTTCCCCGCTGATCGCCTGGTTTCCTGCCAAAATCAAAGGGGGCGGTATTGCCCGTGGTACGGCCCACCTGATAGACCTGGCGCCTACTTTCTATGAAGTGGCCGGCGCGGCCTATCCCGCCACTTATCACAACGTTGCTACCCATCCATTACAGGGGGTAAGCCTGGCGCCTTTATTTTTTTCCCTTCGGGAGATAGACAGGGCCACGCCCCTGTTCTGGGAGCGGGCAGGCAACAGGGCCGTGCGTAAAGGCAAATGGAAGCTGATATCATCGTACCCGTCCAAAGAATGGGAGCTATACGATATTGATCACGACCGGGGCGAAACCAATGATCTCGCAGCACAGCAACCGCAGGTCGTGAAAGAACTGTCAGCCGCGTACGACGTATGGGCCAAAAACAATAACGTGGTGGATTATGATAAGATCAAACCTGTTGGCCCTGCCGGGTTTGCCGGTCCAACAGGAGGTGGTCCCACACCGCCGGCAGGCAGAAAAAAATAA
- a CDS encoding RagB/SusD family nutrient uptake outer membrane protein, translated as MKKAFLRYSVLLVLLGTSCSRLDEHPESVLITDNFYQNEDQANAAVTAAYRKLYESGQSLYNSLFQIGVEMATDDYEAGPRARNAHVRAISGLTHDASNDRMEQLWKQSYDAINVSNIAIDRIALIKKENITETIRVRLINEAKFLRALHYFNLVRWFGGVPLVLHEPGSLSPEALYVEKAPEADVYAQIISDLTAAESLPAPNEYGANDIGRATAGAARSLLAKVYLTRKDWAKAAAKSKEVIDSHWYGLFENYADVFNVAKKNGIEHIFSAQFQGNSGYQGNSLASRSAPNEVPGINGDYADALHKQGGLYESFAEGDARKAVTFVTQMTSPTDGKLYTFEPHFYKYYDPAVIGNQGESSKNLPIIRYAEVLLIYAEALNELNGPTTEAYQAIDAVRQRAGVARLQDVAPGLGADNFRDSVFQERRKEFVYEYQRWFDLVRRGPDYYVKVLKAAGKTLAAPRHIHFPTPQRELNLNPKLKQDPLWVNY; from the coding sequence ATGAAAAAAGCCTTTTTACGATATAGTGTGTTACTGGTGCTGCTGGGAACTTCCTGCTCCAGGCTGGATGAACATCCGGAATCAGTACTGATCACCGACAATTTTTACCAGAACGAAGACCAGGCCAATGCAGCCGTGACAGCGGCTTACCGCAAGTTGTATGAAAGCGGGCAGTCGCTTTACAACAGCCTTTTCCAGATAGGCGTAGAGATGGCCACTGATGACTATGAGGCAGGGCCGCGTGCGCGTAATGCGCATGTACGGGCTATTTCAGGGCTTACCCATGATGCCTCCAACGACAGGATGGAGCAGTTGTGGAAACAGAGTTATGATGCCATCAATGTGTCTAACATCGCCATTGACAGGATTGCGCTGATCAAAAAAGAGAATATCACCGAAACGATACGGGTACGCCTGATCAATGAAGCGAAGTTCCTGCGTGCGCTTCATTATTTTAACCTGGTGAGATGGTTTGGCGGGGTGCCGCTGGTCTTGCACGAACCCGGCTCGCTGTCGCCGGAGGCGCTGTATGTGGAGAAAGCGCCGGAAGCAGATGTATATGCGCAGATCATCAGTGACCTTACCGCCGCGGAGAGCCTTCCTGCTCCCAATGAATACGGCGCCAATGATATCGGCAGGGCCACCGCCGGCGCGGCCAGGAGCCTGCTGGCGAAAGTTTACCTCACGCGGAAAGACTGGGCCAAAGCGGCCGCTAAAAGCAAGGAGGTGATCGACAGTCATTGGTATGGCCTGTTTGAGAATTACGCCGATGTGTTTAACGTGGCCAAAAAGAATGGCATTGAACATATATTCTCTGCACAGTTTCAGGGCAATTCCGGTTACCAGGGCAATAGCCTGGCCAGCCGCTCTGCGCCCAATGAAGTGCCTGGCATCAATGGCGACTATGCTGATGCGCTTCACAAACAGGGAGGGCTATACGAAAGTTTTGCGGAGGGCGATGCCCGTAAGGCTGTCACCTTTGTCACACAGATGACCAGCCCCACAGATGGAAAGCTGTACACCTTTGAACCACACTTCTACAAATACTATGATCCCGCGGTGATCGGTAACCAGGGGGAGTCTTCCAAAAACCTTCCGATTATCCGTTATGCGGAAGTGTTGCTCATCTATGCAGAAGCCCTGAATGAGCTCAATGGCCCTACAACAGAAGCATACCAGGCGATAGATGCTGTGCGGCAACGTGCCGGTGTGGCACGTTTGCAGGATGTGGCGCCCGGCCTTGGCGCGGACAACTTCCGTGATTCCGTGTTCCAGGAAAGAAGGAAAGAGTTTGTGTATGAATACCAGCGCTGGTTTGACCTGGTACGGCGCGGGCCGGACTATTATGTCAAAGTGCTGAAAGCTGCCGGTAAAACGCTGGCGGCGCCGCGGCATATCCATTTCCCGACACCGCAGCGGGAGCTGAACCTCAATCCCAAACTGAAACAAGACCCGCTGTGGGTTAATTATTGA
- a CDS encoding SusC/RagA family TonB-linked outer membrane protein, giving the protein MQRMLRKNILAWIGLSMLYLLPLLVVAQVPTTPLINSHLTGRVVDARTHEPLPGAVVNIKGTTHGVSTDAEGRFVFVTGQKFPYTLIISYIGYRKIEVTATGGHIEIPLEAIQSQLNDVVVVGYGTQKKSDLTGAIASVSGPLLKQPVSSFDQALKGAIPGVQVTQTSGQPGGGVSIRIRGGSSIQGGNEPLYVIDGFPIYNSTASPGILTGAPVNQLASINPADIESIDILKDASATAIYGSRGANGVVIVTTRKGKAERNTLNYEGSYGVQSLRKKIDLLDARNFAILRNEALYDANPSKGPNQYLSADQVSQLGKGTDWQDAVFRTAPVQNHQLSISGGNAKTRYLLSGNYFDQQGIIKHTDFTRLGIRANVDAQPLDRLKVSASLSVNKSDANVAPSGFVTSLLLMPPTATIYEPNGSYTLRNPFENIFANPVATINEQINKSTTNRLLGTAFAEYNIIDGLNVKVLLGADVNNTTEKNYIPSTIYEGLLTKGSAARGTYNAYSWLNENTVTYTRNISKHTFDVLAGFTQQEFKSDILRAGAQNFVTDDLTYNSLQSGATLVRPFADATAWVLHSYLARVNYNYNSRYYFTASIRADGSSRFGKGNKWGYFPSAAASWRISNEPFFKEASRVVNDLKLRASFGTTGNLEIGEYQSLATLYSLNYLFGKNMATGFAPSRLANDHLGWEKTYQYNAGLDAAFLNSRLLFTVDAYYKKTTNLLLNVEIPWTSGQTSSLQNFGSVLNKGIELSLSSRNFTGAFTWNTDFNISFNRNEVLKIGNGARSYISGNYIIQVGQPLGSFYGTVTDGILQTGEEATKGKYTGNAVPKAGDRLYKDINGDGVFTTANDRTIIGNAQPDFILGLGNSFSWKGFSLSVFLQGSYGNKILNSNQQSLELFNGQQNAAASALDRWTPAHPSQTTPRAKLDPAPVFSDRFIENGSFLRVKNVSLGYSLPKSVIGKVSAINVFVSAQNLLTWTSYTGFDPEVTSGNNISPGTDLGIYPVSRTVSAGVRVTL; this is encoded by the coding sequence GCGCAGGTGCCCACCACGCCGCTGATTAATTCGCATCTGACGGGGCGCGTGGTAGATGCCCGTACCCATGAGCCTTTACCCGGAGCAGTAGTGAATATCAAAGGCACTACCCACGGTGTTTCCACGGATGCGGAAGGACGTTTTGTATTCGTTACCGGACAGAAATTCCCCTATACGCTGATCATCAGTTACATCGGTTACCGTAAAATAGAAGTGACGGCTACCGGCGGCCATATCGAGATTCCGCTGGAAGCAATACAAAGCCAGTTGAACGATGTGGTGGTAGTAGGTTATGGCACACAGAAAAAAAGCGACCTTACCGGCGCTATTGCTTCTGTTTCCGGTCCGCTGCTGAAGCAGCCTGTCAGTTCCTTTGACCAGGCGTTAAAAGGCGCGATTCCCGGCGTACAGGTAACGCAAACATCCGGGCAGCCCGGCGGCGGCGTCAGCATCCGCATCCGCGGCGGCAGCTCTATACAGGGCGGCAATGAACCGCTGTATGTCATTGATGGTTTTCCCATCTATAACAGTACTGCCAGTCCCGGCATCCTCACGGGCGCGCCTGTCAACCAACTGGCCAGCATCAACCCCGCAGACATAGAAAGCATCGATATCCTGAAAGATGCCTCCGCCACGGCCATCTATGGCTCCCGTGGCGCCAACGGCGTAGTGATCGTCACTACGCGCAAAGGCAAAGCGGAAAGGAATACATTGAACTACGAAGGTTCCTATGGCGTACAATCACTTCGAAAGAAAATAGACCTGCTGGACGCCCGCAACTTCGCCATCCTGCGTAATGAAGCGCTGTATGACGCTAACCCGTCGAAAGGACCTAACCAGTACCTGTCGGCGGACCAGGTCAGCCAGCTGGGAAAAGGCACCGACTGGCAGGATGCGGTGTTCCGTACAGCACCGGTACAGAACCACCAGCTGTCTATCAGCGGTGGCAACGCCAAAACCCGTTACCTGCTCTCGGGCAACTACTTCGATCAACAGGGGATTATCAAACACACGGACTTTACCCGGCTGGGTATCCGGGCCAACGTAGACGCGCAGCCGTTAGACAGGCTGAAAGTCAGCGCCAGCCTATCTGTTAACAAGTCAGATGCTAACGTGGCGCCTTCGGGTTTTGTTACCTCGCTGTTGTTGATGCCGCCTACGGCAACTATCTATGAACCCAATGGCAGCTATACCCTGCGTAATCCTTTTGAGAATATTTTCGCCAACCCGGTAGCTACGATCAATGAACAGATCAACAAGTCCACCACCAACCGTTTGCTGGGGACCGCTTTTGCCGAATACAACATTATCGACGGCCTGAATGTAAAAGTGCTGCTGGGAGCCGATGTGAACAATACCACCGAAAAGAATTATATCCCGTCTACCATATACGAAGGACTGTTAACCAAAGGCAGCGCTGCCCGTGGCACCTACAACGCCTACTCCTGGCTGAATGAAAATACGGTAACGTATACACGTAATATTTCCAAACATACTTTTGATGTGCTGGCGGGTTTTACGCAACAGGAATTCAAAAGCGACATTCTAAGGGCCGGCGCACAGAATTTTGTCACAGACGACCTGACCTACAACAGTTTGCAGAGCGGCGCCACACTGGTGCGCCCTTTTGCTGACGCCACCGCCTGGGTGCTGCATTCTTACCTGGCACGTGTTAATTACAATTACAACAGCCGCTATTACTTTACTGCCAGCATCCGGGCTGATGGCTCGTCCCGTTTCGGGAAGGGCAATAAGTGGGGCTATTTCCCTTCTGCCGCCGCTTCATGGCGTATCAGCAATGAGCCGTTTTTTAAAGAGGCATCGCGTGTAGTGAACGACCTGAAACTACGCGCCAGCTTCGGCACTACCGGTAACCTCGAAATCGGCGAGTACCAGTCGCTTGCCACTTTATACAGCCTGAACTATCTCTTCGGGAAAAATATGGCCACTGGTTTTGCTCCCTCCCGTCTGGCCAATGACCACCTGGGATGGGAGAAAACATACCAGTACAATGCCGGTCTGGATGCAGCTTTCCTCAACAGCCGCTTGTTGTTTACCGTAGATGCCTACTATAAGAAGACGACCAATCTGCTGTTGAACGTGGAAATCCCCTGGACCTCCGGACAAACTTCTTCCCTACAGAACTTCGGATCAGTGCTGAATAAAGGCATAGAGCTGAGCCTTAGCAGCCGGAACTTTACCGGTGCCTTCACCTGGAACACCGATTTTAATATTTCCTTTAACCGCAACGAGGTGCTGAAAATCGGTAATGGCGCCCGGTCCTATATCAGCGGGAACTACATCATCCAGGTGGGGCAACCGCTGGGCAGCTTCTATGGCACCGTTACAGATGGTATCCTGCAAACCGGTGAAGAAGCAACCAAAGGCAAATATACCGGCAATGCCGTACCCAAAGCAGGCGACCGGCTGTATAAAGACATCAATGGCGATGGTGTGTTTACTACCGCCAACGATCGTACGATTATTGGTAACGCGCAACCTGATTTTATACTCGGCCTGGGCAATAGCTTCTCCTGGAAAGGGTTTTCACTGTCCGTGTTCCTGCAGGGCTCTTATGGAAATAAAATCCTGAACTCCAACCAGCAGTCACTGGAACTGTTTAACGGCCAGCAGAACGCTGCCGCATCCGCCCTGGACCGTTGGACACCGGCACATCCCAGTCAAACGACGCCCCGTGCCAAGCTGGACCCTGCGCCGGTTTTCTCTGACCGGTTCATTGAAAACGGCTCCTTCCTGCGTGTGAAAAACGTGTCGCTGGGGTACTCGCTGCCGAAGTCCGTTATCGGGAAAGTATCAGCCATTAACGTGTTTGTGTCTGCGCAAAACCTGCTCACCTGGACCTCCTACACCGGCTTCGACCCGGAAGTCACCTCCGGCAATAATATCTCCCCGGGAACAGACCTGGGTATCTATCCGGTATCGCGGACAGTCAGTGCAGGCGTACGCGTTACCCTGTAG